One Echinicola strongylocentroti DNA window includes the following coding sequences:
- a CDS encoding DNA-methyltransferase — MKLQDKVIKAEKVDWRSLKWLQSEELKTPVEIDKLVESLMKNHLIRGFHIWEDLDGERWILDGHHMKMALERIDKDGLMEIPDLLTGYFINCADRKEAGRIVLLHSASYAKLSATGVMDHLASFDLDLDELGTMVSLDAFDFGSVEQLALDELNRANGLDEDAEDGFESILPKEGVTKEGDLYELVSGSGMVHRIICGDSTRAEVVERLLDGQKPVLVVTDPPYGVNYDPNWRPIATKGKIKSTGKVKNDDQADWAATYPLFDAQVMYVWHSAIHSNTVYQNLIDCGYKIISQIIWNKQSPAMSRGDYHWKHEPCWYAVKKGQKHNWQGSRKELSVWDIKNLSAKSVQEEEGQTGHGTQKPIECMRKPMANNSKIGQIVADPFLGSGSSLIAAEQLHRILYASELDPRYVDVEVTRWINWMEKQGVNWSVRLNGVELNESEIKEITENVERAISAA, encoded by the coding sequence ATGAAACTACAGGATAAAGTAATCAAGGCGGAGAAAGTAGACTGGAGGTCACTCAAGTGGCTTCAGTCTGAAGAACTCAAGACACCAGTGGAAATTGATAAACTGGTGGAATCACTGATGAAAAACCACCTTATTAGGGGGTTCCACATTTGGGAGGATCTGGACGGAGAAAGATGGATCCTTGACGGTCATCACATGAAAATGGCCTTGGAGCGGATCGATAAAGACGGGCTGATGGAAATTCCCGACCTGCTGACCGGGTATTTCATCAATTGTGCTGACCGCAAAGAAGCCGGTCGGATCGTGCTGCTCCATTCTGCCAGTTATGCCAAGCTATCTGCCACCGGTGTCATGGATCACCTAGCTTCCTTTGATCTTGATTTGGATGAATTGGGTACCATGGTAAGCCTGGACGCTTTCGATTTTGGTTCGGTCGAGCAATTGGCACTGGATGAGCTGAACCGTGCCAATGGTCTGGATGAGGATGCTGAGGACGGTTTTGAGAGTATTCTTCCAAAGGAAGGTGTAACCAAGGAAGGCGATTTGTATGAATTGGTGAGTGGTTCGGGAATGGTACATCGGATCATTTGCGGGGACAGCACAAGAGCCGAGGTGGTCGAAAGGCTGCTGGATGGCCAAAAGCCTGTATTAGTCGTGACCGACCCTCCTTACGGTGTGAATTATGATCCCAATTGGCGGCCAATAGCCACCAAAGGCAAAATTAAGAGCACGGGAAAAGTCAAGAACGATGACCAGGCAGATTGGGCGGCCACTTATCCACTATTTGATGCCCAAGTGATGTACGTATGGCACAGTGCGATTCATTCCAATACGGTTTATCAAAACTTGATCGATTGCGGCTATAAGATCATTTCGCAGATCATTTGGAACAAGCAAAGCCCTGCCATGTCTCGAGGTGATTACCATTGGAAGCATGAGCCGTGTTGGTATGCCGTGAAAAAGGGACAAAAGCACAATTGGCAGGGAAGCCGAAAAGAGCTGAGCGTTTGGGACATCAAAAACCTCTCTGCCAAGAGCGTCCAGGAGGAAGAAGGCCAGACCGGCCATGGTACCCAAAAGCCCATCGAGTGCATGCGGAAGCCCATGGCCAATAATTCCAAGATCGGTCAAATCGTAGCAGATCCATTCCTTGGTTCGGGCAGTTCCCTGATTGCTGCCGAGCAATTGCACCGAATTCTTTATGCTTCTGAGTTGGATCCTCGCTATGTAGATGTGGAAGTAACCCGCTGGATCAACTGGATGGAAAAGCAAGGAGTCAACTGGTCTGTTCGGCTCAATGGGGTGGAACTGAACGAATCTGAAATCAAAGAAATCACTGAAAATGTCGAACGGGCTATTTCCGCAGCATAA
- a CDS encoding DUF6712 family protein: MAKLITDISEVQKYIRVSNALQYPTLEPSLNEVEMQELTFYLSEGLLAEIIAEKNAGTYTPRIEKIAEYVIAAEASLAVYKGAPEIEVMISDNGINRSETQDEKTAYGGQIKRLRNLAANRAYMALDTVLRTLEAYEQDYPEWQNAGYYALKGGMFIRSVNDFEKSGENIKGSALTFQALVPIMKDIQEQRIMAAMPMAMYEEILTQLDTGTLTTDNKYLLAKYLKPAIAKLTIQEALTALAVDVDAQGIQINQLELAGDSRTQKSASMSAIEKKAWSVRGRGEFYLSNMKEYLNENASDSKYPLWFNSGWYSETLKAQIERDSLLPSERKIYRG, encoded by the coding sequence ATGGCAAAACTGATCACCGACATATCGGAAGTCCAAAAGTATATCAGGGTAAGCAATGCCCTCCAATATCCTACGCTCGAGCCATCGCTCAACGAGGTGGAAATGCAGGAACTGACATTCTATCTGAGTGAAGGTCTATTGGCTGAGATCATTGCGGAGAAGAATGCCGGTACCTATACACCAAGGATAGAAAAAATTGCGGAGTACGTGATTGCCGCCGAGGCTTCTTTGGCGGTGTATAAAGGTGCTCCGGAGATCGAAGTGATGATTTCTGATAATGGCATCAACCGATCAGAGACACAGGATGAAAAGACCGCTTATGGAGGACAGATCAAGCGGTTAAGGAACTTGGCTGCCAATCGTGCCTACATGGCACTGGATACGGTACTCCGCACCTTGGAGGCTTATGAGCAGGATTATCCCGAATGGCAAAACGCCGGATACTATGCCCTCAAGGGAGGGATGTTCATCCGGTCGGTAAATGATTTCGAAAAGTCCGGAGAGAACATCAAGGGATCTGCACTGACCTTTCAGGCCTTGGTGCCCATCATGAAGGACATCCAAGAGCAGCGGATCATGGCCGCCATGCCCATGGCCATGTATGAGGAGATCCTCACCCAACTGGACACGGGTACGCTTACAACTGATAATAAGTATTTGCTGGCCAAATACCTGAAACCTGCCATTGCCAAGCTCACCATTCAGGAGGCATTAACAGCACTGGCGGTGGACGTGGATGCACAGGGTATCCAGATCAACCAATTGGAACTTGCCGGGGATTCCAGAACCCAAAAGTCGGCATCCATGTCAGCCATTGAAAAGAAAGCTTGGTCGGTTCGTGGCCGTGGGGAGTTCTACCTCAGCAATATGAAGGAGTACCTGAATGAAAATGCGAGTGACAGCAAGTATCCTTTGTGGTTTAACTCAGGTTGGTACTCCGAAACCCTCAAGGCACAAATTGAAAGAGACTCACTACTACCATCTGAAAGAAAAATCTATAGGGGATGA
- a CDS encoding phage holin family protein, translating into MIYLFIQHMQRHFDNIGEAIQQPKPWLIITAVFSIINQYIFSQWNFAIAFFIVFLIDTGGGAYTAWRTKKFSIKLFRDKLMDKSVAYFCIIIGYSVCTKMVLEGKSTNVIEYLDIPFYSLFVTAELFSIIRNWYRYKKWPVLLKIMSHFEGFDSETGKEKGNE; encoded by the coding sequence ATGATTTACCTGTTTATCCAGCATATGCAAAGGCATTTTGACAATATCGGAGAGGCTATACAGCAGCCAAAACCATGGCTGATCATTACTGCCGTGTTCTCCATTATCAACCAGTATATATTTTCGCAATGGAATTTTGCCATTGCCTTCTTCATCGTGTTTTTGATCGACACTGGAGGTGGTGCCTATACCGCGTGGCGCACCAAAAAATTTAGCATCAAGCTTTTCAGGGATAAGCTGATGGACAAGTCTGTGGCTTATTTCTGCATCATTATCGGTTATTCGGTCTGTACCAAAATGGTATTGGAAGGCAAGTCCACCAATGTGATCGAATACCTCGATATCCCTTTTTACTCGCTATTTGTCACGGCCGAATTGTTCAGCATTATCCGCAATTGGTACCGATATAAGAAATGGCCGGTGCTGCTCAAGATCATGAGCCACTTTGAAGGATTCGACAGCGAAACCGGAAAGGAGAAAGGTAATGAATAG
- a CDS encoding DUF5675 family protein, whose product MNSLVLIRTHFEEKQTLGQLFVLNDQADELFSCFTLELPWKDNEQFVSCIPAGRYKVVPRNSEKYGDHLHILGVPDRSLILIHEANFYFELLGCICIGRKQLDINGDSLKDVTSSVATKNKLLSFITQPTEISIS is encoded by the coding sequence ATGAATAGCCTGGTATTGATCCGCACCCACTTTGAGGAGAAACAAACCCTTGGACAGCTATTTGTCTTGAATGATCAAGCCGATGAGCTTTTCTCCTGCTTTACCTTGGAACTTCCTTGGAAGGATAACGAGCAATTCGTTTCCTGCATCCCTGCCGGGAGGTATAAGGTTGTACCTCGAAACTCTGAAAAGTACGGTGACCATCTACACATCCTTGGAGTTCCTGATCGAAGCTTAATACTGATCCATGAAGCCAACTTTTATTTTGAGTTACTTGGCTGTATTTGTATCGGTAGAAAGCAGCTTGATATCAATGGGGATAGCCTAAAGGATGTTACTAGCTCCGTGGCCACGAAAAACAAACTGCTTTCATTCATCACCCAACCAACGGAAATATCTATATCATGA
- a CDS encoding lipocalin/fatty acid-binding family protein — MKKLFLLLVLLISLYSCKTPQVTTQVITKDSTIVKEIPRIIEVPGSMVESPSINIDSLVSMIKAGISLESINQTLIKEDPETKLKVGLLIDQLGNLTAVCEQQERQIEIMEKEVQRWKSRYEQVTVEKKPSFWENLKKGINSFAIIILIIIAIVFFVFRR; from the coding sequence ATGAAAAAATTATTTCTATTACTCGTATTATTGATATCGCTGTATTCCTGTAAGACACCACAGGTGACTACGCAGGTCATCACCAAGGATTCCACAATTGTCAAAGAGATCCCCCGCATCATAGAGGTGCCTGGTAGCATGGTGGAAAGCCCATCGATCAATATTGATTCCCTTGTCTCCATGATCAAGGCAGGTATCAGTCTGGAATCCATCAACCAAACCCTTATCAAAGAGGATCCCGAGACAAAACTAAAAGTGGGGCTGCTCATCGATCAGCTTGGTAATCTTACCGCCGTATGTGAACAACAAGAACGACAAATTGAAATTATGGAAAAGGAGGTACAGCGATGGAAATCCCGTTATGAGCAAGTGACCGTTGAAAAGAAGCCTTCATTTTGGGAGAATTTGAAGAAAGGGATTAATTCATTCGCTATCATCATCCTCATAATAATCGCTATAGTATTCTTTGTATTCAGAAGATGA
- a CDS encoding SprB repeat-containing protein yields MATKTYAYEYGGVPGTVDVTVNITACIVHPVDTNLTQGFLNIEVELSEALPFGLPIHFDVDYVIYTQTGNRTGTFPITLEMPANETSHTFEDQQCYYEVNDPYDREQLDYNFVDQPEPYVEGTPLAVSVISQEDATCHGQANGSITVEASGGSGGYSYTWSDGGADSPLRTSIPAGTYSVIVEDSNGNTASVTDIIVGEPPQIELATDITPVTCFGGNNGAVDITPSGGNGAPYTFQWSDGSTAQNRTNLTAGNYQVTVVDSGGCSRSFVIPVIQPTQITITVNQSGRDVVNDVAGGTAPYTYYWSDGYIIKDRADIPVGTYTFTVTDANGCQQSTIISIQDTKFYFSKNPVWLTLQAADPETKPNLSFVCEVFLEEDYESENFLNKFESEHPAREDGSTDFNVEQVLNAFLDAKVPEFGDTEVKMVGEAFKRFYLRYYEKYGEPPLPDATSQVDTYYILYGGLSEQEFAKHTFFATYLDNQKPFLTWQPNAIPVATDQHAYLHFVCVDEAVNDLILKVYVYYNDGTSVTANVKSITSVKPYELYRFPSGVPQLEIAALNPAKTIHYYELQLFSGAAQVSEKRKFEVYKPKRHFKKLLFLNSVGGWDSVLCRGRGSQSLRTSEETISREMPVGFSYQDREEETVSKQGTITGDYVIANMNGYTRRHLIDLAISEKVYEQTNSGYLPVLVKFDFDPEEDYENIDEVSIDIIYPTIRRYTPEL; encoded by the coding sequence ATGGCTACTAAGACCTACGCATACGAATATGGAGGAGTCCCCGGAACGGTAGATGTCACGGTAAATATTACCGCATGTATTGTCCATCCGGTAGACACCAACCTTACCCAAGGCTTTTTAAATATTGAGGTAGAGCTTTCCGAAGCATTGCCTTTTGGGCTGCCTATCCATTTTGATGTAGATTATGTGATTTATACCCAGACGGGGAATAGAACGGGAACTTTTCCCATCACTTTGGAAATGCCGGCAAATGAAACTTCCCACACTTTCGAAGATCAGCAGTGTTATTATGAGGTCAACGATCCTTATGACCGGGAGCAGCTGGATTATAATTTTGTGGATCAGCCCGAGCCATATGTGGAAGGAACACCGCTTGCTGTCTCCGTAATCTCCCAAGAAGATGCCACTTGTCATGGTCAGGCCAATGGCTCCATTACCGTGGAAGCCTCTGGCGGATCCGGGGGGTATTCCTATACCTGGTCGGATGGGGGTGCGGATTCCCCATTGAGGACTTCCATTCCTGCCGGTACTTATTCCGTGATAGTGGAAGATAGCAATGGAAATACAGCCTCGGTGACGGACATCATTGTGGGTGAGCCACCTCAAATCGAATTGGCTACAGATATAACGCCGGTAACTTGCTTTGGTGGAAACAACGGAGCGGTGGACATCACTCCATCGGGAGGCAATGGTGCACCCTATACCTTCCAGTGGTCGGATGGATCCACCGCCCAGAACAGGACAAATCTCACCGCAGGGAACTATCAGGTGACGGTAGTGGATTCGGGTGGTTGCAGCAGATCTTTTGTCATTCCTGTGATCCAACCTACACAGATCACCATTACGGTCAACCAGTCTGGCAGGGATGTGGTGAATGACGTAGCAGGTGGTACAGCACCCTATACCTACTATTGGTCGGATGGTTACATTATTAAGGACAGGGCGGATATTCCGGTGGGTACTTATACATTCACTGTGACGGATGCCAATGGCTGTCAGCAGAGCACAATCATCTCCATTCAGGATACCAAGTTCTATTTCTCCAAAAATCCCGTGTGGCTCACCCTTCAGGCAGCGGATCCGGAGACGAAGCCAAACCTTTCCTTTGTATGTGAGGTGTTCTTGGAGGAGGATTACGAATCAGAAAACTTCCTGAACAAATTCGAGTCGGAGCATCCCGCCCGGGAAGATGGCAGCACGGACTTTAATGTCGAGCAGGTACTTAATGCCTTTCTTGATGCCAAGGTGCCGGAATTTGGGGATACTGAGGTGAAGATGGTTGGGGAAGCGTTCAAACGGTTCTACTTGAGGTACTATGAAAAGTATGGAGAACCTCCCCTACCGGATGCCACCTCACAAGTGGATACCTATTATATATTGTACGGTGGTTTATCCGAACAGGAATTTGCCAAACACACCTTCTTTGCGACCTATTTGGACAATCAAAAGCCTTTCCTGACTTGGCAGCCCAATGCCATACCGGTGGCCACTGATCAGCATGCTTACCTCCATTTTGTATGTGTAGATGAGGCGGTTAATGACCTCATCCTGAAAGTATATGTGTATTATAACGATGGTACAAGCGTCACAGCGAATGTGAAGAGTATCACCTCTGTGAAGCCTTATGAGCTATACCGCTTCCCTTCCGGAGTGCCACAATTGGAAATCGCTGCATTGAACCCCGCAAAGACGATCCATTATTATGAGCTGCAGCTCTTTTCGGGAGCCGCACAGGTCAGTGAAAAACGGAAGTTTGAAGTCTATAAGCCAAAGCGCCATTTCAAAAAGTTGCTTTTCCTGAACTCGGTCGGCGGTTGGGATTCGGTGCTATGCCGTGGCCGTGGCAGCCAATCCCTTCGCACAAGTGAGGAGACCATATCCAGAGAAATGCCGGTGGGCTTTTCCTACCAGGACAGGGAAGAGGAGACCGTATCCAAGCAAGGAACGATCACGGGAGACTATGTGATCGCTAATATGAATGGATACACCAGGCGTCATCTTATCGATCTGGCCATATCTGAGAAGGTCTATGAACAGACCAATTCCGGTTACTTGCCCGTGCTCGTGAAGTTTGATTTTGATCCGGAGGAGGATTATGAGAACATCGATGAGGTGAGCATTGATATCATTTACCCGACCATTCGAAGATACACCCCTGAGCTATGA
- a CDS encoding P63C domain-containing protein — MEKKTPVAKYKGQLEIEPFKISCAVLDDGKRILVDRSLANALGVKGGGAYWQRKKEENGAVLPEYVSAKYLEPFITKEVREKLSMPLIYRDEEGNLNEGLPATALIDICDIWHQADKNGALENRLNAKEAAQNAYIIFKGFANVGITALVDEATGYQYDREKDELQKILKAYISQELLPWQKRFPDIFYKELFRLNGWDFTVKGIKKRPGVIGTWTKKLIYEQLPDGVLNELESNVPTSSAGNKTVRLHQLLTEDIGNPHLNAQINQVVTLFQLSDNMEHMWRQFEKLKMRQSGQLELPFQFDDSGHTIE, encoded by the coding sequence ATGGAAAAAAAGACTCCTGTTGCGAAGTATAAAGGTCAATTAGAAATTGAGCCATTTAAAATTTCATGTGCTGTTTTAGACGATGGAAAAAGGATTTTAGTTGATAGAAGCCTAGCAAATGCCTTGGGTGTAAAAGGAGGCGGAGCATATTGGCAGAGGAAGAAAGAAGAAAACGGCGCTGTACTTCCGGAATATGTGTCGGCAAAATATTTAGAGCCTTTTATTACTAAAGAAGTTAGAGAAAAACTTTCTATGCCTTTGATTTATAGAGATGAAGAGGGGAATTTAAATGAAGGTTTACCTGCGACTGCTTTAATCGATATCTGTGATATTTGGCATCAAGCTGATAAAAACGGCGCTTTGGAAAATAGGCTAAATGCTAAGGAAGCAGCGCAGAATGCCTATATAATATTTAAAGGATTTGCCAATGTAGGAATTACTGCTTTGGTTGACGAGGCAACTGGATATCAATATGACCGTGAAAAAGATGAGCTTCAAAAGATACTTAAGGCTTATATATCCCAAGAACTTCTTCCTTGGCAAAAGAGGTTTCCTGATATTTTTTATAAAGAACTTTTTAGATTAAACGGTTGGGATTTTACAGTAAAAGGTATTAAAAAGAGACCAGGAGTTATTGGAACTTGGACAAAGAAATTAATTTATGAGCAGTTGCCAGATGGTGTATTAAACGAGTTGGAAAGTAATGTCCCGACTAGTTCTGCTGGTAATAAAACTGTAAGATTACATCAACTTCTAACTGAAGATATTGGAAATCCGCATCTTAATGCCCAAATAAATCAAGTGGTTACATTATTTCAGCTATCAGATAACATGGAACATATGTGGCGTCAGTTTGAAAAGTTAAAGATGAGACAAAGTGGTCAGTTAGAGTTGCCATTTCAATTTGATGATTCAGGTCACACTATAGAATAA
- a CDS encoding SOS response-associated peptidase: MCGRYGINKDKDILEDKFKARAISAFNRWNKKVNIAPTQEAPVIIAERPDELNLMHFGLVPHWAKDTKSSFRMINAKSEEIMDKPKTYTPLLKHSKRCLVLADGFYEWKNIDGKKHPFRFCIPDRDIFTFAGLWSKCILADQSEYFSFTILTTSPNELTKSIHDRMPVILSEEESKYWMDMDQNPNDLLGILNPYPADAMVKYEISMAINSVKNEGEELIKPVN, translated from the coding sequence ATGTGCGGACGATACGGTATAAATAAAGACAAAGATATTTTAGAAGATAAATTCAAAGCAAGGGCTATTTCTGCTTTTAATAGGTGGAATAAAAAGGTAAATATTGCACCTACCCAGGAGGCTCCAGTAATTATTGCTGAGCGACCCGATGAGCTTAACCTAATGCATTTTGGGTTAGTCCCTCATTGGGCAAAAGATACAAAATCTAGTTTTCGGATGATTAATGCCAAATCTGAAGAAATCATGGATAAACCCAAAACTTATACTCCTCTGTTAAAGCACTCTAAACGTTGTTTGGTTTTGGCGGATGGATTTTACGAATGGAAAAATATCGATGGTAAAAAGCATCCATTTAGATTCTGTATTCCTGATCGTGATATTTTTACATTTGCGGGACTTTGGTCAAAGTGTATTTTAGCAGATCAATCGGAGTATTTTTCCTTCACAATTCTCACAACCAGCCCCAATGAACTGACAAAATCAATCCATGATCGGATGCCTGTTATCCTATCTGAAGAAGAATCCAAATACTGGATGGATATGGATCAAAATCCAAATGATCTTTTGGGAATTTTAAATCCATATCCAGCTGATGCAATGGTAAAATATGAAATTTCGATGGCTATTAATAGTGTGAAAAATGAAGGGGAAGAATTGATTAAACCAGTCAATTAG
- a CDS encoding site-specific integrase — protein sequence MNNASSKIVCHPKRIRKDGTVLLYLRVIVDRRKKDIDLKLFWPIDLFDKKNGKCKPRHKGDQLCDDYNIMLRDAEAKATEVIVKYRLKRQPLTLDLFLKEYHNQLSTEDFYAYYEQKVMQRYKLAEIADLTKRNHITTLNKLKEWKPTLTFSELTNKTAQQFDQWMYRKTKCKSLNGRACHHKNFKTYLNYAQNDEIHFIHPYNFFRAKSEMGRYRPLTKDEFLQFWEYYQDPLIHSTYRIVLRAFLLCCVTGMRHGDLRRFNLDWIDGEFFNFIPKKTSRYGTRVRMPITSEAIDLIADEIDEVGDHKMFQYPTEQKQNEIINSISNILEVKQKICFQIARETFATLYMEHDGKLEVLASFMGHTNTRQSEKYVKIMDQRKKQESLRISQFIVRD from the coding sequence ATGAATAATGCTAGTTCGAAAATAGTATGCCACCCAAAGCGCATCCGAAAAGACGGCACAGTCCTGCTATACCTTAGAGTCATCGTTGATCGAAGAAAAAAAGACATTGATTTAAAGCTCTTTTGGCCTATCGATCTCTTTGACAAAAAAAATGGGAAGTGTAAACCTAGACATAAAGGTGACCAGCTATGTGATGATTACAATATCATGCTAAGGGATGCTGAAGCAAAGGCCACAGAGGTAATTGTCAAATACAGACTCAAACGCCAACCACTCACGTTGGATTTATTTTTAAAAGAGTACCACAACCAACTCAGCACAGAGGATTTTTATGCTTACTACGAACAAAAGGTAATGCAACGGTACAAACTAGCTGAGATAGCTGACCTCACGAAAAGAAATCACATAACTACTTTGAACAAACTAAAAGAATGGAAGCCTACACTTACGTTCTCAGAGTTGACCAATAAGACCGCTCAGCAATTTGACCAATGGATGTATAGGAAAACAAAGTGCAAAAGTCTTAATGGACGGGCTTGCCATCACAAAAATTTCAAAACCTACCTTAACTACGCTCAAAATGATGAAATCCATTTTATTCATCCTTATAACTTCTTTAGAGCAAAATCCGAAATGGGAAGGTACCGGCCACTTACTAAGGATGAGTTTCTCCAGTTCTGGGAGTACTATCAGGATCCACTAATTCACTCTACCTATAGAATAGTTTTACGGGCTTTTCTGCTATGCTGTGTCACAGGTATGAGACATGGAGATTTGAGAAGGTTCAACCTAGACTGGATAGATGGCGAGTTTTTCAATTTCATCCCAAAGAAAACTTCTCGATATGGCACAAGGGTAAGGATGCCCATAACCTCAGAGGCAATAGATTTGATTGCAGATGAAATTGACGAAGTGGGAGACCATAAAATGTTCCAATACCCTACGGAGCAAAAGCAGAATGAAATCATTAACAGCATTAGCAATATCCTCGAAGTCAAACAAAAAATATGCTTCCAAATAGCCCGTGAAACCTTCGCCACCCTATACATGGAGCATGACGGAAAATTAGAAGTACTGGCCAGTTTTATGGGGCACACCAATACCCGGCAATCTGAAAAATACGTGAAGATCATGGATCAGCGAAAAAAACAGGAGTCCTTACGCATTAGCCAGTTTATTGTTAGGGACTGA
- the sucC gene encoding ADP-forming succinate--CoA ligase subunit beta: protein MNIHEYQAKEVLKGYGVKIQEGIVANTPEAALEAAKQLNAETGTSWYVIKAQIHAGGRGKGKIQQTDSNGVVLAKKLDEVTEKAKNILGGTLVTHQTGPEGKKVSKVLVAQDVYYPGDSEPKEYYLSILLDRAKGCNVIMASTEGGMDIEEVAENTPEKIIKEWIDPKVGLQPFQARKVAFALGLSGNALKEMVKFISSLYKAYDATDSSQFEINPVLKTSDDQILAVDAKVNLDDNALYRHRDLAELRDISEEDPLEVEAGKSDLNYVKLDGNVGCMVNGAGLAMATMDMIKLSGGEPANFLDVGGGANATTVEAGFRIILKDPNVKAILINVFGGIVRCDRIASGVVEAYKSIGDIRVPIIVRLQGTNAEEGAKIIDESGLKVASAITLKEAAEKVQEVLKNA, encoded by the coding sequence ATGAATATACACGAATATCAAGCTAAAGAAGTTCTCAAAGGTTATGGTGTCAAAATCCAGGAAGGTATTGTAGCCAATACCCCGGAGGCAGCACTAGAAGCAGCCAAGCAACTCAACGCAGAAACAGGTACCTCATGGTATGTGATCAAAGCACAGATCCATGCAGGTGGACGTGGAAAAGGTAAAATTCAGCAAACTGACTCAAATGGCGTCGTACTGGCCAAGAAATTGGACGAAGTAACTGAAAAAGCCAAAAACATCCTAGGAGGGACGTTGGTAACACACCAAACAGGCCCAGAAGGAAAAAAAGTAAGCAAGGTCTTAGTAGCTCAGGATGTATACTACCCAGGAGATTCCGAGCCTAAAGAATATTACCTATCCATCCTTTTGGACAGGGCCAAAGGATGCAATGTCATCATGGCTTCTACCGAAGGTGGCATGGACATCGAAGAAGTAGCAGAGAATACCCCGGAAAAAATCATCAAAGAATGGATCGATCCCAAAGTAGGTCTTCAGCCATTCCAAGCCCGAAAAGTAGCTTTTGCACTTGGACTTTCCGGAAATGCCCTGAAGGAAATGGTGAAATTTATCTCTTCCCTTTACAAAGCCTACGATGCCACCGACTCCTCTCAGTTTGAAATCAACCCTGTGTTGAAGACTTCTGATGACCAAATCTTGGCGGTGGATGCCAAAGTAAACTTGGATGACAATGCACTTTACAGACATCGTGATCTAGCTGAGCTACGTGATATTTCTGAAGAGGATCCTTTGGAAGTAGAAGCAGGCAAATCTGATCTAAACTACGTAAAACTCGACGGTAACGTAGGCTGTATGGTAAACGGTGCAGGTCTGGCCATGGCGACCATGGACATGATCAAGCTTTCTGGTGGAGAGCCTGCCAACTTCCTTGACGTAGGTGGCGGAGCCAATGCCACTACCGTAGAAGCTGGCTTCAGAATCATCCTTAAAGACCCTAACGTAAAAGCCATCCTTATCAATGTATTTGGTGGTATCGTAAGGTGTGACAGAATCGCCAGTGGTGTGGTAGAAGCCTATAAATCAATCGGTGACATCCGCGTACCGATCATCGTAAGACTTCAAGGAACCAATGCTGAAGAAGGTGCCAAGATCATCGATGAATCCGGACTAAAAGTAGCCTCTGCCATTACCCTAAAAGAAGCTGCAGAAAAAGTACAGGAAGTGCTTAAAAACGCATAA
- a CDS encoding ABC transporter ATP-binding protein, which produces MLKAKGIHKYYGDLHVLKGVDVEIASGEIVSIVGASGAGKSTLLHILGTLDNADQGDVSVGDKLLTRLKGDQLAMYRNLEIGFIFQFHNLLPEFTAEENIIIPGLIAKKEEVQLKAKAKELAKLLGIEDRLEHKPAELSGGEQQRVAVARALINNPKIIFADEPSGNLDTQSAESLHELFFTLRDQFGQSFVIVTHNRQLAQMADRMLTMQDGLIVSE; this is translated from the coding sequence ATGCTAAAAGCTAAGGGCATTCATAAATATTACGGAGACCTCCATGTGTTAAAAGGGGTGGATGTGGAAATTGCCTCTGGAGAGATCGTGTCGATAGTAGGTGCATCAGGAGCAGGAAAGAGTACTTTGCTACATATTTTGGGTACTTTGGACAATGCTGACCAAGGCGATGTAAGTGTAGGGGACAAGCTACTTACTCGCCTAAAGGGCGATCAGCTGGCTATGTACCGTAACTTGGAGATTGGCTTTATTTTTCAGTTTCATAACCTGCTCCCTGAGTTTACCGCTGAAGAAAATATCATCATACCGGGCTTAATAGCCAAAAAAGAGGAGGTGCAACTAAAAGCAAAAGCCAAAGAGTTGGCCAAGCTTTTGGGGATTGAAGACAGGCTGGAGCATAAACCTGCTGAGCTTAGTGGTGGCGAGCAGCAGCGAGTGGCGGTAGCCAGGGCGTTGATCAATAATCCCAAAATAATTTTTGCGGATGAACCAAGTGGAAACTTGGATACCCAAAGTGCCGAATCACTTCACGAGCTGTTTTTTACTTTGCGGGACCAGTTTGGGCAATCTTTTGTTATTGTAACCCACAATCGGCAATTGGCACAAATGGCCGACCGAATGCTTACCATGCAGGATGGATTGATTGTCTCGGAGTAG